A genome region from Triticum aestivum cultivar Chinese Spring chromosome 2B, IWGSC CS RefSeq v2.1, whole genome shotgun sequence includes the following:
- the LOC123044340 gene encoding protein IMPAIRED IN BABA-INDUCED STERILITY 1 isoform X1, which produces MGCVASKKAVVSITPAVDSSGVFRDRALEPAAVSASSLRSSAAAAAAARLVEKKDDAEETGKAVVAVAAASRSFRLRNLRRSLEGEQVAAGWPSWLSAVAGEAIQGWIPLKADSFEKLEKVGQGTYSSVFRARDLDTGKIVALKKVRFDNFEPESVRFMAREIQILRRLDHPNVMKLEGLITSRLSCSLYLVFEYMEHDLAGLCSSPDIKFTEAQVKCYMNQLLSGLEHCHSRRIVHRDIKGANLLVNNEGVLKIADFGLANYFDPSKNHPLTSRVVTLWYRPPELLLGSTHYDSAVDLWSVGCVFAELLRGRPILQGRTEVEQLHKIFKLCGSPADDYWKKSRLPHATIFKPHCPYLSTLRDVFKEVPEHAFSLLETLLSVEPYKRGTASCALTSGFFKTKPYACEPISLPQYAPNKEMDAKLREELHRRKAGSRGHGPETSKKSSRLNRAAREQSAVNRQTENREESKTKPKVTKDGAVQVHTKVNGDARLFTDTQLVPAAQVKERGRHAKNDSREEIPFSGPLIVSSSSGFAWAKKPEGRSFTRSRNRSSSRGEFTDVDWDKKPQAKENIGLEEQHSRDVHVACVNSKVREPQEVAKRAVLKKWSQLERPDSFDSRDTYHSQNFSNAIYLGDALSSKNSMKDDHYQGGERVEYSGPLLSQTHKVDELLEKHERHIRQVVRKSWFRRGNVVS; this is translated from the exons ATGGGCTGCGTCGCGTCCAAGAAGGCCGTCGTCTCTATCACTCCGGCAGTCGACTCGTCCGGCGTGTTCCGTGACCGCGCGCTGGAGCCCGCTGCCGTCTCCGCCTCCTCCCTGCGCAGCTCGGCTGCTGCAGCCGCGGCGGCGaggttggtggagaagaaggacgaCGCGGAGGAGACGGGAAAGGCTGTCGTCGCCGTGGCGGCCGCGTCGCGGAGCTTCCGGCTGCGGAACCTCCGGAGGAGCCTTGAGGGGGAGCAGGTGGCCGCCGGGTGGCCGTCGTGGCtcagcgccgttgccggggaggccatCCAAGGCTGGATCCCTCTCAAAGCCGACTCCTTTGAGAAGCTTGAGAAG GTTGGGCAAGGCACATACAGCAGTGTATTTAGGGCGCGCGATCTCGACACTGGAAAGATTGTCGCACTGAAGAAGGTGCGATTTGACAATTTTGAGCCAGAGAGTGTTAGATTCATGGCAAGGGAGATACAGATATTGAGAAGGCTTGATCATCCAAATGTCATGAAGCTGGAAGGCTTGATTACTTCTAGGTTATCATGCAGCCTTTATCTAGTGTTTGAATACATGGAGCACGATCTTGCTGGTCTTTGTTCCTCCCCTGACATCAAGTTCACTGAAGCACAG GTTAAGTGCTACATGAACCAGTTACTGTCAGGACTTGAGCATTGTCATTCACGCCGCATTGTTCACCGTGACATCAAGGGTGCCAATCTCCTTGTGAATAACGAAGGAGTTCTAAAAATAGCTGATTTTGGTCTGGCTAATTACTTTGACCCAAGTAAAAACCATCCTCTGACCAGCCGGGTTGTTACACTGTGGTACCGACCGCCTGAACTATTGCTAGGGTCAACTCACTATGATTCAGCTGTTGATTTGTGGAGTGTTGGGTGTGTATTTGCTGAGTTGTTACGTGGAAGACCTATCTTACAGGGAAGAACCGAG GTAGAACAATTGCATAAGATCTTTAAGTTATGTGGCTCCCCTGCTGATGACTATTGGAAGAAGTCAAGGTTGCCTCATGCAACAATATTTAAACCTCACTGTCCTTATCTAAGTACCCTTCGAGATGTTTTTAAAGAGGTGCCGGAACATGCATTCAGTTTACTAGAAACTCTTCTGTCGGTGGAGCCATACAAGCGTGGTACTGCATCATGCGCCCTTACATCCGGG TTTTTCAAGACAAAACCTTATGCATGCGAACCTATAAGCTTGCCTCAGTATGCACCCAACAAGGagatggatgcaaagttacgagaaGAGTTACACAG AAGAAAGGCCGGTAGCAGAGGGCATGGGCCAGAAACATCAAAGAAGTCATCAAGGCTAAACAGAGCAGCAAGAGAACAAAGTGCAGTCAACAGGCAAACCGAGAACAGAGAG GAGTCCAAAACCAAACCAAAGGTAACCAAGGATGGTGCAGTGCAGGTTCATACAAAGGTTAATGGTGATGCTAGGCTATTCACAGACACACAACTGGTTCCCGCGGCCCAAGTTAAAGAAAGGGGTCGTCATGCTAAGAATGATTCACGGGAGGAAATCCCTTTCTCTGGGCCCTTGATTGTTTCGTCATCCAGTGGCTTTGCATGGGCCAAAAAACCGGAAGGTCGTTCTTTTACCAGATCACGGAACAGATCTAGTTCAAGAGGCGAATTCACTGACGTAGATTGGGACAAGAAGCCACAAGCTAAAGAGAACATTGGATTGGAGGAACAACATAGCAGAGATGTGCATGTAGCATGTGTCAACTCCAAGGTCCGAGAGCCTCAGGAGGTAGCAAAGCGTGCAGTTCTGAAGAAGTGGTCACAGTTAGAGCGTCCAGATTCATTTGATTCTCGCGACACTTACCACTCTCAGAATTTTTCGAATGCAATATATCTTGGGGATGCTCTCTCATCGAAAAATAGCATGAAG GACGACCACTATCAAGGAGGAGAAAGGGTTGAATATTCAGGCCCTTTATTGTCCCAAACCCACAAGGTTGATGAACTGTTAGAGAAACATGAGCGTCACATTCGGCAAGTGGTCAGAAAATCGTGGTTCAGGAGAGGTAATGTGGTTTCATAA
- the LOC123044340 gene encoding protein IMPAIRED IN BABA-INDUCED STERILITY 1 isoform X2 produces the protein MGCVASKKAVVSITPAVDSSGVFRDRALEPAAVSASSLRSSAAAAAAARLVEKKDDAEETGKAVVAVAAASRSFRLRNLRRSLEGEQVAAGWPSWLSAVAGEAIQGWIPLKADSFEKLEKVGQGTYSSVFRARDLDTGKIVALKKVRFDNFEPESVRFMAREIQILRRLDHPNVMKLEGLITSRLSCSLYLVFEYMEHDLAGLCSSPDIKFTEAQVKCYMNQLLSGLEHCHSRRIVHRDIKGANLLVNNEGVLKIADFGLANYFDPSKNHPLTSRVVTLWYRPPELLLGSTHYDSAVDLWSVGCVFAELLRGRPILQGRTEVEQLHKIFKLCGSPADDYWKKSRLPHATIFKPHCPYLSTLRDVFKEVPEHAFSLLETLLSVEPYKRGTASCALTSGFFKTKPYACEPISLPQYAPNKEMDAKLREELHRRKAGSRGHGPETSKKSSRLNRAAREQSAVNRQTENREESKTKPKVTKDGAVQVHTKVNGDARLFTDTQLVPAAQVKERGRHAKNDSREEIPFSGPLIVSSSSGFAWAKKPEGRSFTRSRNRSSSRGEFTDVDWDKKPQAKENIGLEEQHSRDVHVACVNSKVREPQEVAKRAVLKKWSQLERPDSFDSRDTYHSQNFSNAIYLGDALSSKNSMKDDHYQGGERVEYSGPLLSQTHKVDELLEKHERHIRQVVRKSWFRRGIK, from the exons ATGGGCTGCGTCGCGTCCAAGAAGGCCGTCGTCTCTATCACTCCGGCAGTCGACTCGTCCGGCGTGTTCCGTGACCGCGCGCTGGAGCCCGCTGCCGTCTCCGCCTCCTCCCTGCGCAGCTCGGCTGCTGCAGCCGCGGCGGCGaggttggtggagaagaaggacgaCGCGGAGGAGACGGGAAAGGCTGTCGTCGCCGTGGCGGCCGCGTCGCGGAGCTTCCGGCTGCGGAACCTCCGGAGGAGCCTTGAGGGGGAGCAGGTGGCCGCCGGGTGGCCGTCGTGGCtcagcgccgttgccggggaggccatCCAAGGCTGGATCCCTCTCAAAGCCGACTCCTTTGAGAAGCTTGAGAAG GTTGGGCAAGGCACATACAGCAGTGTATTTAGGGCGCGCGATCTCGACACTGGAAAGATTGTCGCACTGAAGAAGGTGCGATTTGACAATTTTGAGCCAGAGAGTGTTAGATTCATGGCAAGGGAGATACAGATATTGAGAAGGCTTGATCATCCAAATGTCATGAAGCTGGAAGGCTTGATTACTTCTAGGTTATCATGCAGCCTTTATCTAGTGTTTGAATACATGGAGCACGATCTTGCTGGTCTTTGTTCCTCCCCTGACATCAAGTTCACTGAAGCACAG GTTAAGTGCTACATGAACCAGTTACTGTCAGGACTTGAGCATTGTCATTCACGCCGCATTGTTCACCGTGACATCAAGGGTGCCAATCTCCTTGTGAATAACGAAGGAGTTCTAAAAATAGCTGATTTTGGTCTGGCTAATTACTTTGACCCAAGTAAAAACCATCCTCTGACCAGCCGGGTTGTTACACTGTGGTACCGACCGCCTGAACTATTGCTAGGGTCAACTCACTATGATTCAGCTGTTGATTTGTGGAGTGTTGGGTGTGTATTTGCTGAGTTGTTACGTGGAAGACCTATCTTACAGGGAAGAACCGAG GTAGAACAATTGCATAAGATCTTTAAGTTATGTGGCTCCCCTGCTGATGACTATTGGAAGAAGTCAAGGTTGCCTCATGCAACAATATTTAAACCTCACTGTCCTTATCTAAGTACCCTTCGAGATGTTTTTAAAGAGGTGCCGGAACATGCATTCAGTTTACTAGAAACTCTTCTGTCGGTGGAGCCATACAAGCGTGGTACTGCATCATGCGCCCTTACATCCGGG TTTTTCAAGACAAAACCTTATGCATGCGAACCTATAAGCTTGCCTCAGTATGCACCCAACAAGGagatggatgcaaagttacgagaaGAGTTACACAG AAGAAAGGCCGGTAGCAGAGGGCATGGGCCAGAAACATCAAAGAAGTCATCAAGGCTAAACAGAGCAGCAAGAGAACAAAGTGCAGTCAACAGGCAAACCGAGAACAGAGAG GAGTCCAAAACCAAACCAAAGGTAACCAAGGATGGTGCAGTGCAGGTTCATACAAAGGTTAATGGTGATGCTAGGCTATTCACAGACACACAACTGGTTCCCGCGGCCCAAGTTAAAGAAAGGGGTCGTCATGCTAAGAATGATTCACGGGAGGAAATCCCTTTCTCTGGGCCCTTGATTGTTTCGTCATCCAGTGGCTTTGCATGGGCCAAAAAACCGGAAGGTCGTTCTTTTACCAGATCACGGAACAGATCTAGTTCAAGAGGCGAATTCACTGACGTAGATTGGGACAAGAAGCCACAAGCTAAAGAGAACATTGGATTGGAGGAACAACATAGCAGAGATGTGCATGTAGCATGTGTCAACTCCAAGGTCCGAGAGCCTCAGGAGGTAGCAAAGCGTGCAGTTCTGAAGAAGTGGTCACAGTTAGAGCGTCCAGATTCATTTGATTCTCGCGACACTTACCACTCTCAGAATTTTTCGAATGCAATATATCTTGGGGATGCTCTCTCATCGAAAAATAGCATGAAG GACGACCACTATCAAGGAGGAGAAAGGGTTGAATATTCAGGCCCTTTATTGTCCCAAACCCACAAGGTTGATGAACTGTTAGAGAAACATGAGCGTCACATTCGGCAAGTGGTCAGAAAATCGTGGTTCAGGAGAG GAATAAAGTGA